A stretch of Scheffersomyces stipitis CBS 6054 chromosome 2, complete sequence DNA encodes these proteins:
- a CDS encoding predicted protein — MSYSEFRPMMSSYDNNNAANSSNFHPHPNAYQPQQVPPPPHQMKENQYDNQPRFYSSPVVMQQPSYLQMNPPNGQYTINQSVMYPPPVAQIAGQNYAQQQQQQQQQQQQQNPGYFDPIPVNNYLLIPNNGGNQPSVTPGGSSISSNNNNSNNNVATANNAGVSNASGANNAPGANAAGTPNNVNQANFYNQSYSQYHVPVPGPQLGIPSLSVAPQKPSGAGGAGSPPVIYSNFPERLQQLLPPPPLSRARARPDLNLNIAQKRAKRKSKFSKAQDELIVSLKKKGKSWVEIAEISGVGSYLAARNRYQVIVGQQGNNNSSSWDLRDKVHLQQILDAGELEKWRFISSELNKATNKTFTDAECRDVIRYMFWNNPGSFGVNEDTINECLKEKKITEKSIEQRDQQYKKKSDGSIGSLDENLSRKRKSISSPELKKEAANASAATVTAVNNTNAAAYYSSGAPQTLPHPYHRGYGSNTPGANTNASNTAANQYASYSKHYY; from the coding sequence ATGAGCTACAGCGAGTTTCGCCCCATGATGTCGTCCTACGATAATAACAACGCCGCCAACTCCTCTAACTTCCACCCCCATCCCAACGCATACCAACCGCAGCAAGTGCCTCCACCCCCACACCAAATGAAGGAGAACCAGTACGACAACCAGCCTCGGTTCTACTCCTCCCCGGTTGTGATGCAGCAACCGTCGTATCTCCAGATGAATCCTCCTAACGGCCAGTACACCATCAACCAGCTGGTGATGTATCCACCTCCAGTTGCGCAAATCGCCGGCCAGAACTACgctcaacagcaacaacaacagcagcaacagcaacagcaacagaacCCGGGTTACTTTGACCCAATACCGGTCAACAACTATCTCTTGATCCCCAACAATGGCGGCAACCAGCCCAGCGTGACGCCCGGCGGCAGCAGCATCAGTAGtaataacaacaacagcaataaTAATGTAGCTACTGCCAATAACGCAGGTGTCTCGAATGCGTCTGGCGCAAACAACGCACCAGGCGCCAACGCTGCTGGGACTCCCAACAACGTCAACCAGGCCAACTTTTACAACCAGAGTTACTCCCAGTATCACGTTCCCGTACCAGGCCCACAGTTGGGCATTCCCTCGCTCTCTGTAGCTCCACAGAAACCATCGGGAGCCGGCGGTGCCGGCAGCCCTCCAGTAATTTACTCTAACTTCCCAGAACGTTTGCAGCAGCTTTTACCTCCTCCTCCTTTGCTGCGTGCCAGAGCTAGACCAGACTTGAATCTCAACATTGCACAGAAACGCGCAAAGAGAAAGTCCAAGTTCCTGAAGGCTCAGGACGAATTGATCGTCTCgctcaagaagaagggtAAGTCGTGGGTAGAGATAGCCGAGATATCGGGTGTTGGGTCCTATTTAGCTGCCAGAAACAGATATCAAGTCATAGTGGGACAGCAAGGTAACAACAATCTGTCCAGTTGGGATTTGCGTGACAAGGTTCACTTGCAGCAGATTTTAGACGCGGGCGAATTGGAAAAATGGCGCTTCATCAGTTCCGAGTTGAACAAGGCCACCAACAAGACCTTCACTGACGCTGAGTGTCGTGATGTCATCAGATATATGTTCTGGAATAACCCTGGCTCGTTCGGCGTTAACGAGGATACAATCAACGAATgcttgaaggaaaagaaaatcacGGAGAAATCTATCGAACAGAGAGACCAGCAgtacaagaaaaagagcGATGGCTCTATCGGCTCTTTAGACGAAAATTTActgagaaagagaaagtcAATTCTGCTGCCTGAactcaagaaagaagctgCCAATGCCTCAGCCGCTACGGTAACCGCTGTAAATAATACCAATGCCGCCGCATACTACTCCAGTGGAGCTCCCCAGACGTTGCCCCATCCTTATCATCGTGGCTATGGCTCCAACACTCCGGGTGCCAACACAAATGCCTCCAACACTGCTGCTAACCAATACGCCAGCTATTCAAAGCATTACTATTGA
- a CDS encoding predicted protein, with product MVVTIPCLADVCLIPIGTGSVSVSDEVTQITRLAQQSHLHTTLHSAGTTIEGPWNEVMDLIGQMHKLLHGQGVVRIQSDIRVGTRTDKKQTPQDKIDVVERKLKDLP from the exons ATGGTCGTTACAATTCCGTGTCTTGCTGATGTTTGTTTGATTCCC ATCGGAACGGGCTCTGTGTCTGTTTCAGATGAAGTTACTCAGATCACTCGTCTAGCTCAGCAGTCCCATTTGCACACTACCTTGCACAGTGCTGGAACCACCATAGAGGGTCCGTGGAATGAAGTCATGGACTTGATTGGCCAGATGCACAAGCTACTCCATGGCCAAGGGGTGGTGAGAATCCAGAGCGACATTAGAGTAGGAACCAGAACAGACAAGAAGCAAACTCCTCAGGATAAAATCGACGTGGTGGAGCGCAAGTTGAAGGACTTGCCGTAG
- a CDS encoding predicted protein (go_funtion catalytic activity; ubiquitin activating enzyme activity~go_process protein modification; ubiquitin cycle): MADSMLVDSPVPQEIDEGLYSRQLYVLGKEAMLKMQNASVLIIGLKGLGVEIAKNVALAGVKSLSLYDPEPVAISDLSSQFFLDESAVGSNRAEVTAPRLAELNAYVPISVITDLSEATLSNYKCIVATNLSLEEQVRINTFTHERDIGFIAADNRGLFGQLFVDFGSSFTIIDQTGEEPHTGIVSDIEADGTVTMLDDNRHGLEDGDYVKFTEVEGMPKLNDGNPHKIEVLGPYAFRINIDESYGKYVKNGLYTQVKVPKEIHFESLSSQLANPEYIISDYAKFDRPPQLHLGFQALQAFQTRHSGKLPRPYNSEDASELFQLSQEIAVQFPTILGEASVDEKLIKELAHQATGDIPGIVAFFGGLIAQEVLKNCSSKFGPVKQWLYFDSLESLPSNEEFPRTAETTKPLGSRYDGQIAVFGKAFQEKIANLKVFLVGSGAIGCEMLKNWAMMGLGSGPDGKIIITDNDSIEKSNLNRQFLFRPKDVGKNKSDVAAVAVQHMNPDLTGKIESKLDKVGHETENIFDDDFWKGLDFVTNALDNVEARTYVDRRCIFYKKPLLESGTLGTKGNTQVVIPNLTESYSSSQDPPEKSIPLCTLRSFPNKIDHTIAWAKSLFQGYFFDSPESVNLYLSQPNYVEQTLKQNPDIKGTLENISNLLNKRPYSFDDCIKWARLEFETKFNGDIKQLLYNFPKDAKTSTGAPFWSGPKRAPEPLVFDINNSDHFNFVVGGANLLAYIYGLKAPVASFDDYKKVIDSTKIPEFTPRSGINIAATENEAEEQEKTLAGSIDDNEIRKIAASLPEPSTLAGYRLNPIEFEKDDDTNHHIEFISAASNCRALNYAIETADAHKTKFIAGKIIPAIATTTALVTGLVCLELYKVVDGKDDIEQYKNGFINLALPFIGFSEPIKSARGKYNKKDFDQIWDRFDLEGNITLQQLLDHFKEKEGLEISMLSYGVSLLYASFFPPKKIKERLSLDLTTLIKQVSKKDIPDHVNYLIFEVCCDDEEGEDVEVPYICVSI; the protein is encoded by the coding sequence ATGGCCGACAGCATGCTTGTAGACTCGCCTGTACCTCAGGAAATCGACGAGGGCCTTTACTCTCGTCAATTGTACGTTTTGGGCAAAGAAGCCATGTTGAAGATGCAGAACGCATCTGTGTTAATTATAGGCTTGAAAGGCTTGGGTGTAGAAATCGCCAAAAACGTTGCTCTTGCCGGAGTCAAGCTGTTGAGCTTGTACGATCCCGAGCCCGTAGCCATCTCTGACTTGTCGTCGCAGTTCTTTTTGGACGAATCGGCTGTTGGCAGCAACCGTGCTGAAGTCACTGCTCCAAGACTCGCTGAACTCAATGCCTATGTTCCCATCTCCGTCATTACTGACTTGTCTGAGGCAACTTTGTCAAACTACAAATGTATTGTTGCCACCAACTTGCTGTTAGAAGAACAAGTCCGAATCAACACCTTTACACACGAACGGGACATTGGTTTTATTGCCGCCGACAATCGAGGCTTGTTTGGCCAGttgtttgtagatttcGGATCCAGTTTCACGATTATCGACCAAACGGGCGAAGAACCACATACGGGGATTGTTTCCGACATTGAGGCTGACGGAACTGTCACCATGCTTGACGATAACAGACACGGCTTGGAAGATGGAGACTACGTCAAGTTTACGGAAGTCGAAGGAATGCCCAAGTTGAATGATGGAAACCCTCACAAGATTGAAGTTTTGGGCCCATATGCCTTTAGAATTAATATTGATGAATCTTACGGCAAGTATGTCAAGAACGGTTTATATACGCAAGTCAAGGTTCCCAAAGAAATCCACTTTGAGCTGCTTTCATCGCAATTGGCTAATCCTGAGTACATCATTTCCGACTACGCCAAGTTCGATAGACCTCCCCAGTTACATTTAGGCTTCCAGGCTTTACAAGCTTTCCAGACGAGACACTCCGGGAAATTGCCCAGACCATACAACTCTGAGGATGCTTCGGAATTGTTCCAATTATCCCAAGAAATCGCAGTACAATTTCCTACCATCTTGGGAGAAGCTTCTGTAGacgagaagttgatcaaggaattggcCCACCAGGCTACTGGGGACATTCCAGGAATTGTAGCCTTCTTTGGTGGTTTAATTGCCCAggaagtgttgaagaactgTTCTTCTAAGTTTGGCCCAGTCAAGCAATGGTTGTACTTCGATTCGTTGGAGTCGTTACCTTCCAACGAAGAGTTTCCCAGAACTGCTGAGACAACCAAACCACTTGGTTCGAGATACGACGGCCAGATTGCCGTCTTTGGTAAAGCTTTCCAGGAAAAGATCGCCAATTTGAAAGTCTTCcttgttggttctggtgCCATTGGTTGTGAAATGTTAAAGAACTGGGCCATGATGGGGTTGGGCAGTGGACCTGATGGTAAGATTATAATCACTGACAACGactcaattgaaaagtccaacttgaaccgtcaattccttttcaGACCAAAGGACGTTGGTAAGAACAAGTCTGATGTAGCTGCCGTAGCTGTTCAGCACATGAATCCAGACTTGACGGGTAAGATCGAGTCAAAACTTGACAAAGTGGGCCACGAGACTGAAAATATCTTCGACGATGATTTCTGGAAAGGTTTGGATTTTGTTACCAACGCTTTGGATAACGTCGAAGCCAGAACCTATGTAGACCGTCGTTGTATCTTCTACAAAAAGCCTTTGTTGGAGTCGGGAACATTGGGAACTAAAGGTAACACGCAGGTAGTTATCCCTAACTTGACTGAAtcatactcttcttcacaAGATCCACCTGAAAAGTCCATTCCCTTATGTACTTTGAGATCGTTCCCAAATAAGATCGACCACACAATTGCTTGGGCCAAGTCATTGTTCCAGGGTTATTTCTTTGACTCTCCTGAAAGTGTCAACTTATACTTGAGTCAACCAAATTATGTAGAACAGACTTTAAAGCAGAACCCGGACATCAAGGGCACGTTGGAAAACatctccaacttgttgaataaaCGGCCATACAGCTTCGACGATTGCATCAAGTGGGCACGTTTGGAATTCGAAACCAAGTTTAATGGTGACATCAAGCAACTTTTGTACAACTTCCCAAAGGATGCAAAGACGTCTACTGGTGCTCCGTTCTGGTCCGGTCCAAAGAGGGCTCCAGAGCCCTTGGTATTtgacatcaacaactctgACCATTTCAACTTTGTAGTTGGTGGAGCCAACCTCTTGGCTTACATCTATGGCTTGAAGGCTCCTGTTGCTAGTTTCGACGATTACAAGAAGGTCATTGATCTGACTAAAATTCCAGAGTTCACTCCTAGATCAGGTATTAATATTGCTGCAACTGAGAACGAAGCCGAAGAACAGGAAAAGACTTTGGCTGGATCGATCGACGACAACgaaatcagaaagatcGCCGCTTCTTTACCTGAGCCAAGCACTTTAGCCGGCTATAGATTAAATCCTATTGAATTCGAAAAGGACGACGACACCAACCATCATATTGAGTTCATTTCGGCTGCTTCTAACTGTAGAGCTTTGAACTATGCCATCGAGACTGCCGATGCCCACAAGACTAAGTTCATTGCTGGTAAGATTATCCCAGCCATTGCCACCACCACAGCATTGGTGACTGGTTTGGTCTGCCTTGAGTTATACAAGGTTGTTGACGGAAAGGACGACATTGAGCAATACAAGAATGGTTTCATCAATTTGGCCTTACCTTTCATTGGATTCTCGGAACCAATCAAGTCAGCTCGTGGaaagtacaacaagaaggaTTTCGACCAGATCTGGGATAGATTCGACTTAGAAGGTAACATCACCTTGCAGCAGTTGCTTGACCACTTCAAGGAAAAGGAGGGTTTGGAAATCTCGATGTTGTCATATGGAGTGTCTTTATTATATGCCTCATTCTTCCCACCCAAGAAAATCAAGGAAAGATTATCATTGGACTTGACGACTTTAATCAAACAAGTCAGCAAGAAGGACATCCCAGACCACGTGAACTACTTGATCTTTGAAGTTTGCTgcgacgacgaagaaggtgaagatgttgaagttccttaCATCTGCGTGAGTATCTAG
- the HST6 gene encoding ATP-dependent permease (ATP-dependent permease (STE6)~go_component membrane; integral to membrane~go_funtion ATP binding~go_process transport): KSVLMFFQKSDIPYFIFATINVCIAAAATPLQTLVYGKIFARLSNFYSGHYSDYQIFISDVRLLCLLIMAIGGCKMLFTFLGVSCWMQFGERQQLRARTKLYKLMLSRKMEWFDSVDGTSGQISQVNRCVEELRSGSSEVIGLLVQSIASIIALSITSLYHSWSLTLVIMATSPIMAIFSWLFGRLTYKAADQENRLNASAAKILDWCLSCASVVRVFNGKYVEQAKFNRLIDMSAGVYFKLAAAMAGNSGILRTLSIMMFVQGFWFGNYMISIGDLDINQVFTCFTSCLMLGAAISDLANLLSSLNTARAAASMISKFMLSQGEVLDEESHYLQPAICKGRIEFKDVCFHYPGREGQVLNNLSATIEAQKLTFIIGKSGSGKSTISQLLLKMYSNNEGTISIDGHDISTLSRNWITDSITVIEQSVTIYNQTLRNNLAVSVVNKYGSLNSVPLSLISDALSFARLNEVVEGLEDGIDTTISSSTLSGGQKQRVAIARAKLRDTPILILDESLCALDNRLRIPLFNEIREWRKGKTTIVIVHELDYLNDNDNVIVLENGSVKYHGLFEEVRDQEIISRFNDEISFESKTSSVIDPIPRKSVEYNYLTNPVILKDLEKNVGSKIADDNSDEVYCVLAILKYCFHTIETKPWIAVGLLFSVFSGIAGPVFSFSFSRLLSSMVEASVGINITHKLKLWSLIVVGISVASGGSHFVSSFILSFCSEKWILKLRKLCFQKINEQDMSFIDLENTKASEITALLMNDSRDLRNLVSEFLSLALNLVVMVLVGVTWSIISGWKLALVGISFVPLVLSVTRVYGILLESSENCYKSTVAKLENHNYETLTAIRSITILRLQNYFKEEFDCNIQRIRKRGTIRALQTGLGLGLTEGCNAIATGTILYYGMVLAGKNEYTQQQLLQVITILTLTMTNAAGLMNQLPEIARGQRAGTRIIKLLNMTPSEAENDGDITINRNFTNPLLQFDNLQFGYSGQENVLKNVSFNIDKDDICAIVGKSGGGKSTIASLLMRLYNAGDRSIFLSNYDIMRLDIDHLRDTITIVPQNPSFFEGTIFDNLTYGINPKKRVNMDKIYKVLKYVNMYSYVLSLPEGVHTIIGEGSHSLLSGGQSQRLSIARALIRDPQVLILDECTSNLDKENTDFIINLINTTLRGKMTIILITHDVEVMKVANRIIKVKNGYIVEQR, encoded by the coding sequence AAAAGCGTATTGATGTTCTTCCAGAAATCAGATATCCCCTACTTCATATTCGCAACCATAAATGTATGCATTGCTGCAGCTGCTACCCCTTTGCAAACATTGGTATATGGTAAAATCTTTGCCAGGCTTAGCAATTTCTATTCTGGTCACTATTCGGATTATCAAATCTTCATTTCTGATGTTCGTCTACTCTGTTTGCTCATCATGGCTATAGGCGGTTGTAAGATGCTATTCACATTCTTGGGTGTTTCTTGTTGGATGCAATTTGGAGAAAGACAACAATTGCGAGCAAGAACAAAACTCTACAAACTAATGCTCTCCAGAAAAATGGAATGGTTTGACTCTGTCGATGGTACATCTGGTCAGATCTCACAGGTTAATCGttgtgttgaagaattgagatCTGGTTCTTCGGAAGTTATTGGTTTATTGGTTCAATCCATTGCTAGTATTATTGCCTTGCTGATAACTTCACTCTATCATTCCTGGTCATTGACACTAGTTATCATGGCAACATCTCCAATTATGGCCATATTCTCGTGGTTGTTTGGCAGATTGACTTACAAGGCTGCAGATCAGGAAAACAGATTGAACGCTCTGGCCGCCAAAATATTAGATTGGTGTTTAAGCTGTGCGTCTGTTGTCAGAGTATTCAATGGAAAATATGTAGAGCAAGCAAAATTCAACAGGTTGATCGACATGTCAGCTGGGgtatacttcaagttggctgcAGCAATGGCTGGCAATTCAGGAATTCTAAGAACATTATCGATAATGATGTTTGTCCAAGGGTTCTGGTTTGGAAACTATATGATTAGTATTGGAGATCTTGATATAAATCAAGTGTTTACCTGTTTCACCTCTTGTTTAATGTTGGGAGCTGCTATATCTGATCTAGCAAATCTTCTATCCAGTCTCAATACCGCAAGAGCTGCAGCTTCAATGATTTCCAAATTTATGTTGTCACAAGGtgaagttcttgacgaAGAGAGCCATTATTTGCAGCCTGCCATTTGTAAAGGAAGAATAGAGTTTAAAGATGTCTGCTTTCATTATCCAGGAAGAGAAGGACAAGTTCTTAACAATCTTTCTGCTACAATTGAGGCTCAAAAATTGACATTTATCATTGGAAAATCTGGTTCAGGAAAATCAACTATTTCGCAactattgttgaaaatgtaTAGCAATAATGAAGGAACCATTTCGATCGACGGACATGATATTTCAACCTTGAGCAGAAATTGGATAACAGATTCTATTACAGTTATTGAACAATCAGTTACAATTTACAATCAAACACTCAGGAACAATTTGGCGGTGTCGGTTGTTAATAAATATGGTTCGCTAAATAGTGTTCCATTATCGTTGATACTGGATGCGCTTTCTTTTGCCCGTTTGAATGAAGTCGTAGAAGGACTCGAAGATGGAATAGACACcactatttcttcttctactctttCGGGTGGCCAGAAGCAGAGGGTTGCGATAGCTAGAGCAAAATTGAGGGACACTCCAATCCTTATCCTTGATGAATCATTATGCGCATTAGATAACAGATTGAGAATTCCATTATTCAACGAAATAAGAGAATGGAGAAAGGGAAAGACAACAATTGTAATTGTTCACGAGCTAGACTATCTAAATGACAATGACAATGTCATTGTCTTGGAAAATGGTTCTGTAAAGTACCATGGTTTGTTCGAGGAAGTTAGGGATCAAGAGATTATTCTGAGGTTCAATGACGAAATTAGTTTTGAATCAAAGACAAGCCTGGTTATAGACCCAATTCCTAGAAAATCAGTAGAGTACAATTACTTGACCAATCCAGTTATTCTCAAagacttggagaagaatgTTGGTTCAAAAATTGCAGATGACAATTCTGATGAGGTTTATTGTGTTCTTGCAATACTAAAGTATTGCTTTCATACTATTGAAACAAAACCATGGATAGCAGTTGGATTACTATTCTCTGTCTTCAGTGGAATTGCTGGTCCCGTATTCTCCTTTAGTTTCTCCAGGTTACTCTCCAGCATGGTCGAAGCTTCTGTGGGCATTAACATCACTCACAAACTCAAATTGTGGTCTCTAATTGTTGTAGGCATTTCTGTTGCTAGTGGCGGGTCTCATTTTGTATCCAGTTTTATTCTTTCATTCTGTAGTGAAAAGTGGATATTAAAACTTCGAAAGCTATGTTTCCAAAAGATCAATGAACAGGATATGTCTTTtattgatttggaaaataCTAAGGCTTCTGAAATTACAGCTTTACTCATGAATGACTCTCGAGATTTGCGGAatcttgtttctgaatTTCTCTCTTTGGCTCTCAACCTAGTTGTCATGGTTCTTGTTGGAGTAACTTGGTCAATTATTTCAGGTTGGAAGTTGGCTTTGGTTGGGATATCTTTTGTACCTCTTGTTTTGTCAGTTACAAGAGTATACGGTATTTTGTTGGAACTGTCTGAGAATTGTTATAAGTCTacggttgcaaaattggaaaatcACAATTACGAAACTCTCACAGCTATCAGATCCATAACCATCCTTCGATTACAAAACTACTTTAAAGAGGAGTTTGATTGCAATATTCAACGCATTAGAAAAAGAGGTACTATACGAGCACTTCAGACTGGCCTTGGGCTTGGTCTTACCGAAGGTTGTAACGCCATAGCAACAGGAACAATCTTGTACTACGGTATGGTACTCGCTGGTAAGAATGAATATACCCAACAACAGCTTTTGCAAGTTATTACGATCTTGACATTAACGATGACCAATGCTGCAGGCCTCATGAACCAACTCCCGGAAATTGCAAGAGGACAAAGAGCTGGAACTAGAAttatcaagttgttgaatatgaCGCCTTCAGAAGCCGAGAATGATGGCGACATCACGATAAACAGAAATTTTACCAATCCTTTACTACAATTTgacaatcttcaatttggttATTCTGGGCAAGAGAACGTTCTCAAGAATGTCAGTTTCAATATAGATAAGGACGACATTTGTGCTATAGTAGGTAAATCTGGAGGAGGAAAGTCCACTATTGCTTCTTTGCTTATGAGACTCTACAATGCTGGTGATAGAAGTATATTTCTATCGAACTATGACATAATGAGGCTAGATATCGACCATCTAAGAGATACGATTACAATTGTTCCTCAGAATCCCAGCTTCTTTGAAGGCACCATCTTCGATAACTTAACTTACGGTATCAAtccaaagaaaagagtgAATATGGATAAGATCTACAAAGTTTTGAAATACGTCAATATGTACTCATATGTACTATCATTGCCTGAAGGTGTCCATACGATAATCGGCGAGGGTTCTCATTCGCTTCTCTCTGGTGGCCAGAGCCAGAGGCTCTCAATAGCCAGAGCATTAATTAGGGATCCACAggtgttgatcttggacGAGTGTACATCAAACTTGGATAAGGAAAATACTGACTTTATTatcaatttgatcaacacTACTTTACGAGGCAAAATGACTATAATTTTGATTACTCACGATGTTGAGGTAATGAAGGTTGCTAATAGAATAATAAAGGTCAAGAATGGTTACATAGTCGAGCAAAGGTAA
- a CDS encoding predicted protein, protein MVDSSSYGFSVLERNSPISKDGIRSVSTPISKYNNDNDNLSPVDITDMLSAKNFASNNVSTPNRSLSPKKNGLQSILKNGSNSNRKDKSSNNVKNETQDFSITESLLRKHPELNYASRNGDLNPVKCARVIFSPTKEILSYRKEYLDDVSNSELESNTSYNSRTRSRINKDKNRGSSGLDLTNESESNLHLNLNEEKVRKNNNEFGESSENRKQSFAAQLVTDPAIPYVLSLYLQLFFNLLLISIVLYFVFIFIKTIRADINHKLEVYISNAFAEIAKCERAYQRNNCNRRAPLLEAKCTEWEKCMNSDPQLIGKSKITAETFADIVNGFIRPISWKSLVFLVCLIFGSLLVTNLAFGSYRNSSSHMRSKDAKKLEELENRLKQQATLLSKYQMQDILQEQSEPPRDFSRLQSPHSQMVVRSSASSYLTANDTSNTNNNSTFNSSPLLQRRQK, encoded by the coding sequence ATGGTCGACTCCTCCTCGTACGGGTTCTCGGTGCTCGAACGGAATTCTCCCATCTCCAAAGATGGAATCAGACTGGTTTCCACACCCATCTCCAAAtacaacaacgacaacgATAATCTCTCGCCAGTGGACATTACAGACATGCTTCTGGCCAAAAACTTTGCCAGCAATAACGTGTCAACGCCAAACCGTTCCTTGTCGCCAAAGAAAAACGGCTTGCAGtcgatattgaagaatggaTCGAACTCCAATCGTAAGGATAAATCTAGTAACAATGTAAAAAACGAAACACAGGATTTCTCCATAACGGAATCGTTACTCAGAAAACACCCAGAGCTTAACTATGCCAGTCGAAACGGTGACTTGAATCCTGTGAAATGTGCTCGTGTGATATTTTCGCCTACAAAGGAAATTCTATCGTACCGAAAGGAGTACTTGGATGATGTATCCAACAGCGAATTGGAGCTGAACACAAGTTACAATAGTAGAACCAGATCTAGAATCAACAAAGATAAAAACCGAGGTAGCAGCGGCTTAGACTTGACTAACGAACTGGAACTGAATTTacatttgaatttgaacgaagaaaaagtgAGAAAAAACAATAACGAGTTTGGGGAATCATCTGAAAATCGTAAACAGTCGTTCGCCGCGCAGTTGGTTACCGACCCGGCCATCCCATATGTGCTTTCATTGTATCTCCAGTTGTTTTTCAACTTGCTTCTCATCTCTATTGTACTCTACTTTGTGTTCATATTCATCAAAACCATCCGCGCCGATATCAACCACAAACTCGAGGTGTATATTCTGAACGCATTTGCGGAAATAGCCAAATGCGAGCGTGCCTACCAAAGAAATAATTGCAATAGAAGAGCTCCACTACTTGAAGCAAAATGTACAGAATGGGAGAAGTGCATGAATAGCGATCCGCAACTCATAGGCAAGTCTAAAATAACGGCCGAGACTTTTGCTGATATCGTAAACGGCTTTATCCGACCCATCAGCTGGAAGTCGCTAGTATTCTTGGTCTGTCTTATCTTTGGCAGTTTACTTGTCACCAACTTGGCGTTTGGGAGCTATCGCAATTCATCGCTGCACATGAGATCAAAAGACGCAAAAAAGTTGGAGGAGTTAGAAAATCGTCTCAAGCAACAAGCTACTCTTTTGTCGAAATACCAGATGCAAGATATCCTACAAGAGCAGCTGGAACCTCCAAGAGACTTTTCGAGATTGCAATCTCCACATTCGCAAATGGTTGTAAGGTCGAGTGCTTCGCTGTATCTCACGGCGAACGATACCAGCAATACCAATAATAATAGTACCTTCAACTCGTCTCCACTTCTCCAAAGGAGGCAGAAGTAG
- a CDS encoding predicted protein translates to MSDKLKSLQAFRFKDKDAEKVVANSEKIQKRVKPTSNTYPEQYKDVRPSLVENLTLLFIGFNPGMESSLQQHHYAHFSNLFWKLFNQSGLLLQCLGVLDPQYLSHNYDNDELLQVLVKDGTTYAKPEHDYELIKYKIGFTDLILRCTRTAQELPMAEKLANVPRLIDEFNMSSSKHIVFIGKGIWEVIVKYVEVELGIKKVKLSKETFMWGLQDSQNSRLYALVLKKFQSKISADSKVFVFPNTSGLVGSLKYEEKLKLWQDLADVISKT, encoded by the exons ATGTCtgacaagttgaagctgCTTCAAGCtttcagattcaaagaTAAGGATGCCGAGAAAGTAGTCGCGAATTCAGAGAAAATACAG aaaagagtcAAACCAACTCTGAATACATACCCTGAACAGTACAAAGATGTCCGTCCCTCTCTAGTAGAGAATTTGACTCTTCTATTTATAGGATTTAATCCCGGAATGGAATCCTcacttcaacaacatcattATGCCCATTTCTCGAACTTGTTCTGGAAACTCTTCAACCAGTCGGGACTACTATTGCAATGCTTGGGAGTACTAGACCCACAGTACTTACTGCATAACTACGATAATGATGAATTACTACAGGTCCTCGTTAAAGATGGGACGACGTACGCCAAACCAGAACACGACTACGAGCTTATAAAGTACAAGATCGGGTTTACAGATTTGATATTGAGATGTACACGAACGGCACAGGAACTTCCAATGGCCGAGAAGCTTGCCAACGTCCCCAGATTGATAGACGAGTTCAATATGTCTAGCAGCAAACACATTGTGTTTATTGGCAAAGGAATATGGGAGGTTATAGTGAAATATGTGGAAGTAGAACTAGGAATCAAGAAGGTAAAGCTTTCGAAAGAGACTTTTATGTGGGGACTCCAAGACTCTCAGA ACTCCAGGTTATATGCTCTAGTGCTAAAGAAGTTCCAGCTGAAGATATCCGCTGATTCTAAGGTCTTTGTTTTTCCAAACACGTCTGGGTTGGTAGGTTCGTTGAAGTACGaggagaaattgaagttgtgGCAGGATTTGGCAGATGTCATCTCAAAAACTTGA